From the Hippocampus zosterae strain Florida chromosome 13, ASM2543408v3, whole genome shotgun sequence genome, the window gggactctgaggtgggctctcctatctctgtggttgaagtcaccaatgtggttaaaaagctcctctgtggcaaggccccaggggtggatgagatccgcctggagttcctcaaggctctggatgttgtggggctgtcctggttgacacgcctctgcaacatcgcgtggtcaacagggagagtgcctctggattggcagaccggggtggtagtccctctttttaaaaagggggaccggagggtgtgttccaactacagagggatcacactcctcagcctccctggtaaggtctattcaggggtgctggagaggagggtccgtcaggaagtcgagcctcagattgaggaggagcagtgtggttttcgtcccggccgtggaacagtggaccagctctacacccttagcagggtccttgagggtatgtgggaattcgcccaaccagtctacatgtgttttgtggacttggagaaggcgtttgaccgtgtccctcggggagttctgtggggggttattcgtgggtatggggtaccgaaccccctgatacgggctgttcggtcactataccaccgatgtcagagtttggttcgcattgccggcagtaagtcggaatcgtttccagtgggggtaggactccgccaaggctgccctttgtcgcagattctgctcataacctttatggacagaatttctaggcacagccgaagcgttgagggggtccgttttgggggcctcagtattgcatcactgctttttgcagatgatgtggtggtgttggctccttcaaacggggctctccaactctcactggagcgtttcgcagccgagtgggaagcggttgggatgaaaatcagcacctccaaatctgaaaccatggtcctcagtcggaaaagggtggagtgccccctccgggtcggggaggagatcttgccccaagtggaggagttcaagtatcttggggtcttgttcacgagtgggggtaggagggagcgggagatcgacaggcggatcggtgcagcgtctgctgtgatgcgggcgttgtatcggtctgtcgtggtgaagaaggagctgagccaaagggcgaagctctcaatttaccgttcgatctacgtcccaaccctcacctatggtcacgagctatgggtcgtgacccaaagaacgagatcccggatacaagcggctgaaatgagttttctccgcagggtgtccgggctctcccttagagataaggtgagaagctcagtcatctgggaggggctcagagtcgagccgcttctcctccacatcgagaggagccagatgaggtggcttgggcatctgattcggatgcctcctgagcgcctccccggtgaggtgttccggtcatgtcccactgggaggagaccccgaggaagacccaggacacgctggagagactatgtcacccagcttgcctgggaacgactcgggataccccggggagagctggaagaagtagctggggagagggaagtctgggcttccctgctaaagctgttgcccccgcgacccggccccggataagcggtagatgatggatggatggatggatggaagattcCATTTTGAAATAGTTGAATAAGTTTTCTTTCATCCAACACGCATGACAGAGTGAGGGAGGCTCACCGATGATGTTGATGGGCAGCTTGAGGGCAGCCGCCGTGACGACCGTGGAGCACACGGTGGCGGCTCCGCCCATATCGGCTCGCATCATATCCATGGAAGCCGAAGGCTTCAGAGAAATGCCGCCGCTAGGAAGAGAGAGGAGGTAAATAATATGCAAGCGCACGGGTAATCAGGGTGCGTTTGTGGCAGGTTACCTGTCAAAGGTGATGCCCTTGCCGACCAGAAGCAGAGGGGCCTGAGCGCTGTCGGGTGAGCCGTTGTAATGCAGCTCCAGGAAGACAGGGGGCTCCTCCGAGCCTTTGGATACACTGAGAAACGCGCCCATCCCTTGCTCCTCGATCCACGCCTGTGATCTGCGAGTCAGGTTTATATTATATAATCCACAGTACAACACTACCATTGACACTTCAGTTGGAACGCTAGCCCTTAAAAGTAAAAGCTAAAACCTGCCACTGTATATTGATCTGTTGGATTTTATATTCAATACAGAACAGTGGTTAAGTTTTGAATGCATATTAATTAAATTCACCCGGTTTAACAAGAGCAGCGTGCCTGACATAAAGCCTCAATCCAGTCTGTTTGAGTTGTCTCCCCGCTCCGAcataatcaggtgtgttggagaaaGGAGACATATAAAATAGGCTCGCTCACGAGGGGCTCTCAAGGACCCGAGTCGGGCACCACGGGAAAAGGGCACCACGGGAAAAGAACGCCTTTCACATGACAAATGAAAACATAGTGTTTTATCGCCATCTAGAGGCATATAAAGGCAGTTATAAATATTTTGCATGgccatcaattaaattgaattgaatacaaccttattgtcaaatgtgcatacagcacagatgaaatggcttatgttttcatttttcctgGTATGTTTCCTGCAATTTCCATATAAAATCACCTTTGCATACGACTACTACTAACgagatatacaatacaataaatactATACCTCTTATGGACTAATACCCGGTCGCCATATTGCGCCAGCCGCTCTTCAATGGTCTTGGCGAAAGCGGTGGGAGTGATGTGATTGGCTGGGGCCTCCATGAGGAGGCGGGCTAGGTTTTGCCCTTCGGCGTACAGCACTCCTTTCTCCCACGCTGTCAGTTCAGCACTAAACGcaaccacacccacacccacacacccacacacacacacacacacacacacacacacacacacacccacacccacacccacacccacacacgcgcgTTTCATACAGATGCCGGTGCTCCCTGCAGTTAAATACAATCCCAACAACGATTGTTGCAAAGTAGCTTACCCAGTAGAGAGGCCTGTTAGCCTCTGCAGTTAAGATATGCTACTACATGAGCATGCTGGACTACTGAATTAATGACACTCCTCGTCATACCTGGCATGAGGCTGCACTGTCACTTTGGGCTTTTTCTTGGATTTCAGCTGGTCATACTGAAACAGGCCCAGTAAGGCGCCCTCTGCTGCCGCCTGAGGGTCGCCGCAGCCGTCCACCTCCACATGGTTCACGTCCAGGTCCTGGAGAACCCTGCAGCCCGCCGACACAGCCACGCGGATGTTCTCCTTGGCGCAGTCCCAGTTCTCTGCCCTGCACACACCCGCTGTGACTTCATCCAGACCGACTACGGCGACACATGGGAAGTCCTGGATGACAAACAGTCAACTAGTGACAAAATGTGCTGttataattgtttttcttcGACAGATGTGAGATTACCCACCTTGTGAACTCCATAGAATACCCTGCTTTTGCCCTTCTTAAGAGGCGATCCGGAACTGCAAAGACATATTGCGTGATTGTAGTATTCGCACATTGATGGCACAAAAACAGAGGGTGACTAATTACAGCCAAAAAAGGATGCACAGATCCCAAAAACTAACACTTGATGCCATTACAGTACTTGTAATTgtgctgaaaatgtgtttgtgactGCCCCCAAGCAGTGTACATCATTTATTTTGCAGATCATAATTTTCAGGCACCTAAATGTTTGGTCATCTGTGTTCTTTAAGTATTAGTGCAGAGTATCGGAGCATCTTATGAATACGTACCGATTACCATACTGTGTAGTATCAGCACTGAAACCAATACTGGTATTGGTGCATCCCTAGTATtaaatgaaagtaagaagtgtAACGACTGCTTTTCATTTTGTAGGACAATTCTACAGATTTGTCaattcatttgcttttgtaaTGTGTTTCATTGTAAAGCGCTGTTATCACACACTTTTGATATCAAAAGCAAAAGTATGAAATGATTAAAGGACGAaaagatgattaattgacagatttttttaatgttggtatAGAGAAACTTACATTTTCAGTAATTCGGACAGCTTTCCAGACACTTTACGATCAAAACCTTCAGCTGCCCCCGTCAAATGAAGGCTGCCTTCCTTTTCCTTCTTCTCGAACACTCCCAGCACCAAACCCTgcgaagggcaaaaaaaaacaacaacaatgaaacattttaattcattaaaagGTGACATTTCCGGAAAGAGGAGACACGGTCGGGAAAAAATTAGGAGTGTCTAAAATGCTGAATTATGTCCGGACTACTGCCGTCACTCACTTTTCTTTCCATCTGGAGACTTTTGGAGACGCAAAATGTCCGACAGGAATTGGTCCGCGTGAGGGGCAGCACTACAGCTCTCCTCATAAGGAACATATTCGATATCTCGAGATCATGTGGGGGGTAAAGTACAAAATTCTAACAGGACGCTGCGTCAAAGGTCGCACGCATGAGCTGTAAAGATACCAACATTGAGGAAGTCGCTATTTGTCTACGTCATCAACTAGCGACTGACAACCAacaaaagtgattaaaaaaaataataaagcccacgcaaaaacaaataaccaacatttaatttaaatatcCTGTGAAATAGGTGCTTCTATGAACTCATTTAAACATAAACGACATTCTCAATGAAAACACGAGATTAATTTAAATGACACTGTTAATTTCaatttgagacttacttgtaagtgtcacgtcccgtgtttgccagcaggg encodes:
- the lap3 gene encoding cytosol aminopeptidase; translation: MFLMRRAVVLPLTRTNSCRTFCVSKSLQMERKGLVLGVFEKKEKEGSLHLTGAAEGFDRKVSGKLSELLKISGSPLKKGKSRVFYGVHKDFPCVAVVGLDEVTAGVCRAENWDCAKENIRVAVSAGCRVLQDLDVNHVEVDGCGDPQAAAEGALLGLFQYDQLKSKKKPKVTVQPHASAELTAWEKGVLYAEGQNLARLLMEAPANHITPTAFAKTIEERLAQYGDRVLVHKRSQAWIEEQGMGAFLSVSKGSEEPPVFLELHYNGSPDSAQAPLLLVGKGITFDSGGISLKPSASMDMMRADMGGAATVCSTVVTAAALKLPINIIGLAPLCENMPSGKATKPGDVIMAKNGKTIQVDNTDAEGRLILADALCYAHTFNPKAVVNVATLTGAMDVALGSAATGVFTNSDWLWEQLHKASIVTGDRVWRMPLFQHYTRQVTDSQLADLNNIGKYSRSGGACTAAAFLREFVTSPHWAHLDIAGVMSNKDEIPYLKKGMSGRPTRTLVEFAAALAHNK